In one Kitasatospora cineracea genomic region, the following are encoded:
- a CDS encoding SpoIIE family protein phosphatase yields the protein MWMAWGPELTFFCNGAYRRDTLADKYPWALGRPFREVWAEVWDDARPRIEHVLAEGEATWDEALPLRLRRSGYPEESYHTFSYSPLRDEADAVVGVLCVVSEDTQRVVAERRMATLRDLGSDPGAVRAEGEFLAFSAEQLARNPYDLPFTLTYLFDERGGVRLAASSGVPAGHPAAPALIGPGEPGPWPVGAVRRDGAVSVPLTGDRFADLPRGAWEEPPRQARLVPLNGPGSDGPVGVLVVGLNRYRPHDDAYLGFVDLVAGRLAAGVSSARGHEAQQRRAEQLAELDRAKTVFFSNISHEFRTPLTLISGPVEGLRQRLADAEPDVREDLETVHRNALRLGRLVNTLLDFSRIEAGRMRARPEPVDLARVTAELAAVFRSAAQRAGLVLEVDCAPLSAPVPVDPELWEKVVFNLLGNALKFTFEGTVRVRVRERDGWALVTVEDTGVGVPAAELPRLFDRFHRVEDGRARSHEGSGIGLALVKELVDLHGGTITAASEPGRGTAFTVSLPLAAGPSAEGRAVPDAPTGADRAAAESFVQEALRWEHRPGGGSGGGPAEPLPTAGAEGAGQAEDAAGAEGAGQAEGAAGAAAHVLVVDDNADMRDYLTRVLRGAGHRVTAVGDGDRALAAVRSEAPELVISDVMMPGTDGLQLVAALRADPRTAALPVLLLSARAGREDAVDGFESGADDYLVKPFAAVDLLARVRAALRSARLREQHARWQDALVDSLQDAFFVCDEDGAVTRVNAAFADLLGYGPEGLPYLPPHPWWADPRTDPDARRQAADALARSAEHDRGSATVPATHRDGHRVWAHSTFNRVPDPATGRTVTVGTIRDVTAEYYAVQRESALASLADCLARVTSAEEALACALEELRGLWRARRVVAVRFDRAGAPARLTAAGPGPDWPGLPEERRAALTALAGGPALTPAAGPAGTGIRLELPDGPLVLAVELDEPRPFTREDELLLSLLGGRLAQGLARARRIDQQRETAIALQRAILGPNRLPEGFAARYEPATPPLEVGGDWYDTVPLPDGRTGIVVGDCVGRGLAAASVMGQLRSACRALLLQDPGPARTLAALDAFAAGVPGAVCTTVFCGVLDPVTGELRHSSAGHPPGVLALADGSTVLLDGGRALPLAVRPGLPRPEAVTVLPGRSTLLLYTDGLVERRRDGLAEGIERAGRALVAGSGLPTAELAGHVTGLLRPADGYEDDVAVLLYRQPAVLVRSFPARPAEAPAAAAALRAWLAECGVPAGAVREVAAPGVAALAGALAGAGRGGTVRLTARAAAARLRVAVRPAGGGPEVVVQTALPG from the coding sequence ATGTGGATGGCGTGGGGGCCGGAGCTGACGTTCTTCTGCAACGGCGCGTACCGGCGCGACACGCTCGCCGACAAGTACCCGTGGGCGCTGGGCCGCCCGTTCCGGGAGGTGTGGGCGGAGGTCTGGGACGATGCCAGGCCCCGGATCGAGCACGTGCTGGCCGAGGGCGAGGCGACCTGGGACGAGGCGCTGCCGCTGCGGCTGCGGCGTTCCGGCTATCCCGAGGAGAGCTACCACACCTTCTCCTACAGCCCGTTGCGCGACGAGGCGGACGCGGTGGTCGGCGTGCTGTGCGTGGTCAGCGAGGACACCCAGCGGGTGGTCGCCGAGCGCCGGATGGCGACGCTGCGCGACCTGGGCTCCGACCCGGGGGCGGTGCGCGCCGAGGGCGAGTTCCTCGCGTTCAGCGCCGAGCAGCTCGCCCGCAACCCGTACGACCTGCCCTTCACCCTGACGTACCTGTTCGACGAGCGGGGCGGCGTCCGCCTGGCCGCCTCCTCCGGGGTGCCGGCGGGCCACCCGGCCGCGCCCGCCCTGATCGGGCCCGGCGAGCCGGGCCCGTGGCCGGTGGGGGCGGTCCGCCGGGACGGGGCGGTGTCGGTGCCGCTGACCGGCGACCGGTTCGCCGACCTGCCGCGCGGGGCGTGGGAGGAGCCGCCCCGGCAGGCCCGGCTGGTGCCGTTGAACGGCCCGGGGTCCGACGGGCCGGTCGGCGTCCTGGTCGTCGGCCTCAACCGGTACCGCCCGCACGACGACGCCTACCTCGGCTTCGTCGACCTGGTCGCGGGCCGGTTGGCGGCGGGGGTCTCCAGCGCCCGCGGCCACGAGGCGCAGCAGCGGCGCGCGGAGCAGCTGGCCGAGCTGGACCGGGCGAAGACCGTGTTCTTCTCCAACATCAGCCACGAGTTCCGCACCCCCCTGACGCTGATCTCCGGGCCGGTGGAGGGCCTGCGGCAGCGGCTGGCGGACGCCGAGCCGGACGTCCGGGAGGACCTGGAGACGGTCCACCGCAACGCGCTGCGGCTGGGCCGCCTGGTCAACACGCTGCTGGACTTCTCCCGGATCGAGGCGGGCCGGATGCGGGCCCGCCCGGAGCCGGTCGACCTGGCGCGGGTCACCGCCGAGCTGGCCGCCGTGTTCCGTTCGGCCGCGCAGCGCGCCGGGCTCGTGCTGGAGGTGGACTGCGCGCCGCTGAGCGCCCCGGTGCCGGTGGATCCGGAGCTGTGGGAGAAGGTGGTCTTCAACCTGCTGGGCAACGCCCTGAAGTTCACCTTCGAGGGGACGGTGCGGGTGCGGGTGCGCGAGCGGGACGGGTGGGCCCTGGTCACCGTCGAGGACACCGGGGTGGGCGTTCCGGCCGCGGAGCTGCCGCGGCTGTTCGACCGCTTCCACCGGGTCGAGGACGGCCGGGCGCGCTCGCACGAGGGCAGCGGGATCGGCCTGGCCCTGGTCAAGGAGCTGGTCGACCTGCACGGCGGGACGATCACCGCCGCCTCCGAGCCGGGCCGCGGCACCGCGTTCACCGTCAGCCTGCCCCTGGCGGCCGGCCCGTCCGCGGAGGGCCGTGCCGTCCCGGACGCGCCGACGGGCGCCGACCGCGCGGCCGCCGAGTCGTTCGTGCAGGAGGCCCTGCGCTGGGAGCACCGCCCCGGCGGGGGCTCCGGCGGCGGGCCCGCGGAGCCCCTGCCGACCGCCGGGGCGGAGGGCGCTGGCCAGGCGGAGGACGCCGCCGGGGCGGAGGGCGCTGGCCAGGCGGAGGGCGCCGCCGGGGCGGCCGCGCACGTCCTGGTGGTCGACGACAACGCCGACATGCGCGACTACCTCACCCGCGTCCTGCGCGGCGCGGGCCACCGGGTCACCGCGGTCGGCGACGGCGACCGGGCGCTGGCCGCCGTCCGCTCCGAGGCCCCCGAGCTGGTGATCAGCGACGTGATGATGCCCGGTACGGACGGCCTGCAGCTGGTCGCGGCGCTGCGCGCCGACCCGCGCACCGCCGCGCTGCCGGTGCTGCTGCTGTCGGCCCGGGCCGGGCGGGAGGACGCGGTGGACGGCTTCGAGTCGGGGGCCGACGACTACCTGGTCAAGCCCTTCGCCGCGGTCGACCTGCTGGCCCGGGTGCGTGCCGCGCTGCGGTCGGCGCGGCTGCGCGAGCAGCACGCCCGCTGGCAGGACGCGCTGGTCGACTCGCTCCAGGACGCCTTCTTCGTCTGCGACGAGGACGGCGCCGTCACCCGGGTGAACGCGGCGTTCGCCGACCTCCTCGGGTACGGCCCCGAGGGGCTGCCCTACCTGCCGCCCCACCCGTGGTGGGCGGATCCCCGCACCGACCCGGACGCCCGCCGGCAGGCCGCCGACGCGCTCGCCCGCTCGGCCGAGCACGACCGCGGCAGCGCCACCGTCCCCGCCACCCACCGCGACGGCCACCGGGTCTGGGCGCACTCCACCTTCAACCGCGTCCCGGACCCGGCGACCGGGCGCACCGTCACCGTCGGCACCATCCGGGACGTCACCGCCGAGTACTACGCCGTGCAGCGCGAGAGCGCCCTGGCCTCGCTCGCCGACTGCCTGGCCCGGGTCACCAGCGCCGAGGAGGCGCTCGCCTGCGCCCTGGAGGAGCTGCGCGGCCTGTGGCGGGCCCGCCGGGTGGTGGCGGTCCGCTTCGACCGGGCCGGGGCCCCGGCCCGGCTGACCGCCGCCGGGCCCGGGCCGGACTGGCCCGGGCTGCCGGAGGAGCGGCGGGCGGCGCTGACCGCGCTGGCCGGCGGGCCCGCCCTCACCCCGGCGGCCGGGCCCGCCGGGACGGGCATCCGGCTGGAACTGCCGGACGGTCCGCTGGTCCTGGCGGTGGAGCTGGACGAGCCGCGCCCCTTCACCCGGGAGGACGAGCTGCTGCTCTCCCTGCTGGGCGGGCGGCTCGCCCAGGGGCTGGCCCGGGCCCGGCGGATCGACCAGCAGCGCGAGACGGCCATCGCCCTGCAGCGGGCCATCCTGGGGCCGAACCGGCTGCCGGAGGGTTTCGCCGCCCGCTACGAGCCGGCCACCCCGCCCCTGGAGGTCGGCGGCGACTGGTACGACACCGTGCCGCTGCCGGACGGCCGCACCGGCATCGTCGTCGGCGACTGCGTCGGGCGCGGGCTGGCCGCGGCCAGCGTGATGGGGCAGCTGCGCAGCGCCTGCCGGGCGCTGCTGCTGCAGGACCCCGGCCCGGCCCGCACCCTCGCCGCGCTGGACGCGTTCGCCGCCGGCGTTCCCGGCGCGGTCTGCACGACCGTCTTCTGCGGCGTCCTCGACCCGGTGACGGGCGAGCTGCGCCACTCCAGCGCCGGGCACCCGCCCGGCGTGCTGGCCCTGGCCGACGGCTCCACCGTCCTGCTCGACGGGGGCCGCGCCCTGCCGCTGGCCGTCCGCCCGGGTCTGCCCCGGCCGGAGGCCGTCACCGTCCTGCCCGGCCGCTCCACGCTGCTGCTGTACACGGACGGGCTGGTGGAGCGGCGGCGCGACGGCCTGGCGGAGGGCATCGAGCGGGCGGGCCGGGCGCTCGTCGCGGGCTCCGGCCTGCCGACGGCCGAGCTGGCCGGGCACGTGACGGGCCTGCTGCGCCCGGCCGACGGCTACGAGGACGACGTCGCCGTCCTGCTGTACCGGCAGCCCGCCGTGCTGGTGCGGTCCTTCCCGGCCCGGCCGGCGGAGGCGCCGGCCGCCGCGGCGGCCCTGCGGGCCTGGCTGGCGGAGTGCGGCGTCCCGGCCGGGGCGGTCCGGGAGGTGGCGGCCCCGGGGGTCGCGGCCCTGGCCGGGGCCCTGGCCGGGGCCGGCCGGGGCGGCACCGTGCGGCTGACCGCCCGGGCCGCCGCCGCCCGGCTGCGGGTCGCCGTCCGGCCGGCCGGGGGCGGCCCGGAGGTGGTGGTCCAGACCGCGCTCCCCGGCTGA
- a CDS encoding STAS domain-containing protein: MTDHTPGPPEATVLRLSGDLDHDSERRLAEAVDAAAARSTGLLVLDVAAVTFADSSVLRTLVLAQQRMEAEAGALVLLGPLAPALRRLLEITATDGYFTVADSLPLARAAAADLLRRRPHGTGTG, from the coding sequence ATGACCGACCACACCCCGGGACCGCCCGAGGCGACGGTGCTGCGCCTGAGCGGCGACCTCGACCACGACAGCGAACGCCGACTCGCCGAGGCGGTGGACGCCGCCGCCGCCCGCAGCACCGGCCTCCTCGTCCTGGACGTCGCGGCGGTCACCTTCGCCGACTCCTCCGTGCTGCGGACCCTGGTGCTGGCGCAGCAGCGGATGGAGGCCGAGGCCGGCGCCCTGGTCCTGCTCGGGCCGCTGGCCCCCGCGCTGCGGCGGCTGCTGGAGATCACCGCCACCGACGGCTACTTCACCGTCGCCGACAGCCTCCCGCTGGCCCGCGCCGCCGCCGCCGACCTGCTGCGCCGCCGCCCGCACGGCACCGGAACCGGGTGA
- a CDS encoding ATP-binding protein produces the protein MSHDDARPPSPGAVVPEERPPEPVRTAGQARAVLARLLADAEHPGGQVLASAQLAVTELIANALRHGGGLTCFDARLGRCGTELVVDVEDGDDRHPVAQPPHGRDPAAAGGRGWAIVQALAATCRIDPLPGGGKRIRVTFAL, from the coding sequence ATGTCCCACGACGACGCCCGGCCGCCCTCCCCGGGAGCCGTCGTCCCGGAGGAACGGCCACCGGAGCCCGTGCGCACCGCGGGCCAGGCCCGCGCCGTCCTCGCCCGGCTGCTCGCGGACGCCGAGCACCCCGGCGGCCAGGTGCTGGCCTCCGCACAGCTCGCGGTGACCGAGCTGATCGCCAACGCCCTGCGCCACGGCGGCGGCCTGACCTGCTTCGACGCCCGCCTCGGCCGCTGCGGCACCGAACTCGTCGTCGACGTCGAGGACGGCGACGACCGCCACCCCGTCGCCCAGCCGCCGCACGGCCGCGACCCCGCCGCCGCGGGCGGCCGCGGCTGGGCCATCGTCCAGGCGCTCGCCGCGACCTGCCGCATCGACCCGCTGCCCGGCGGCGGCAAGCGCATCCGGGTCACCTTCGCCCTGTAG
- a CDS encoding FAD-dependent oxidoreductase, with the protein MDASGAVDVAVVGAGVAGLACALDLVAAGRRVRLLEASEAVGGRMRTDLRDGFRLDRGFQVFNTSYPQVRRRLDLRPLRLRPFTPGFLLAGPAGRRRIVDPLRRPGLAGDLLAGRVVPPRDAAALGALTVRDALLPAALLRRGRDVPAAVALRGAGVSRATVDGVLRPFLSGVFLEDGLATSSRVLHLYWRSLVRGTLALPAAGIGAVPAALAGRLPPGVLELGARVAQVHRDGVLLADGREVAARRVVVAAEPAAAAALLPGLPVPETRSVTTFYHAAERSPLAEPTLLVDAGRRLLNSVVLSEVVPGCAPRGLSLVSTSVLGTTAEEGPVRARLADLYGCDTSGWEPLAAYRIPGALPAMPAPHPLTRTARWAPGRYVCGDHRATGSVQGALASGARAAREVLADLSSRPGPRAA; encoded by the coding sequence GTGGACGCGAGCGGTGCGGTGGACGTGGCGGTGGTGGGGGCCGGGGTGGCGGGGCTGGCCTGCGCGCTGGACCTCGTGGCGGCGGGGCGGCGGGTGCGGCTGCTGGAGGCGTCGGAGGCGGTGGGCGGGCGGATGCGCACCGACCTGCGCGACGGGTTCCGGCTGGACCGCGGGTTCCAGGTGTTCAACACGTCCTACCCGCAGGTGCGGCGCCGGCTGGACCTGCGGCCGCTGCGGCTGCGCCCGTTCACGCCCGGTTTCCTGCTGGCCGGTCCGGCGGGCCGCCGCCGGATCGTCGATCCGCTGCGCCGGCCGGGCCTGGCGGGCGACCTGCTGGCCGGGCGGGTGGTGCCGCCCCGGGACGCGGCGGCGCTCGGCGCGCTGACCGTGCGCGACGCCCTGCTGCCCGCCGCGCTGCTGCGCCGCGGGCGCGACGTGCCGGCGGCGGTGGCGCTGCGCGGTGCGGGCGTCTCGCGGGCGACCGTCGACGGGGTGCTGCGCCCGTTCCTGTCCGGGGTCTTCCTGGAGGACGGACTGGCCACCTCCAGCCGGGTCCTGCACCTGTACTGGCGCAGCCTGGTCCGCGGGACGCTCGCGCTCCCGGCGGCGGGCATCGGCGCGGTCCCGGCCGCGCTGGCCGGGCGACTTCCGCCGGGGGTACTGGAGTTGGGCGCCCGGGTGGCGCAGGTGCACCGGGACGGGGTGCTGCTGGCGGACGGGCGGGAGGTGGCGGCGCGCCGCGTGGTGGTGGCCGCCGAGCCGGCCGCCGCCGCGGCCCTGCTGCCCGGGCTGCCGGTGCCGGAGACCCGGTCGGTGACGACGTTCTACCACGCGGCCGAGCGCAGCCCGCTGGCCGAGCCGACCCTGCTCGTGGACGCCGGGCGCCGGCTGCTGAACTCGGTGGTGCTCTCGGAGGTGGTACCGGGCTGCGCACCGCGGGGGCTGTCGCTGGTGTCCACCTCGGTGCTCGGCACGACGGCCGAGGAGGGCCCGGTGCGGGCCCGGCTGGCCGACCTGTACGGCTGCGACACCTCCGGCTGGGAGCCGCTGGCCGCCTACCGGATCCCGGGCGCCCTCCCGGCCATGCCCGCCCCGCACCCCCTGACCCGCACCGCCCGGTGGGCACCGGGCCGGTACGTGTGCGGCGACCACCGGGCGACCGGCTCCGTGCAGGGCGCGCTGGCCTCGGGTGCCCGGGCGGCCCGCGAGGTGCTGGCCGACCTGTCGTCCCGGCCGGGTCCCCGCGCCGCGTAG
- a CDS encoding PP2C family protein-serine/threonine phosphatase, giving the protein MPYVVVSALSHDGVVRDHNEDSLVLGPWTLCAVSTDSPQSMVFPLGGTPVLVAVADGLGGHPAGDVASALTVRHLAEAGPRLRTEEDVTEAVRSCHAALHEAGEADPALTGMATTVAGAVFDAEHLLVFNVGDSQVHEITPDRGEGLGLRLLSTDDSPPPAPGRRTSHLVTRTLGGGTARDELQPHLVRLPVEPGARYLLCTDGLTDPVAPEELAALLTEAAAEADGDPQGDDQRALVDLWRAAIRAGGPDNITLALVRIEE; this is encoded by the coding sequence GTGCCGTACGTCGTCGTCAGTGCGCTCAGCCATGACGGAGTGGTCAGGGACCACAACGAGGACAGCCTGGTGCTGGGCCCGTGGACCCTGTGCGCGGTCTCCACCGACAGCCCGCAGAGCATGGTCTTCCCGCTCGGGGGCACCCCCGTGCTGGTGGCCGTCGCCGACGGGCTCGGCGGGCACCCGGCCGGGGACGTCGCCTCCGCGCTGACCGTCCGCCACCTCGCCGAGGCCGGGCCGCGGTTGCGCACCGAGGAGGACGTCACCGAGGCGGTCCGCTCCTGCCACGCCGCGCTGCACGAGGCCGGGGAGGCCGATCCCGCGCTGACCGGCATGGCCACCACCGTGGCCGGCGCGGTGTTCGACGCGGAACACCTGCTGGTGTTCAACGTCGGCGACAGCCAGGTCCACGAGATCACCCCGGACCGCGGCGAGGGCCTCGGCCTGCGCCTGCTCAGCACCGACGACAGCCCGCCGCCCGCCCCCGGCCGCCGCACCAGCCACCTGGTCACCCGCACCCTCGGCGGCGGCACCGCCCGCGACGAACTGCAGCCCCACCTCGTCCGGCTGCCCGTCGAGCCCGGCGCCCGCTACCTGCTGTGCACCGACGGCCTCACCGACCCGGTCGCCCCCGAGGAACTGGCCGCCCTGCTCACCGAGGCCGCCGCCGAGGCCGACGGCGACCCGCAGGGCGACGACCAGCGGGCCCTGGTCGACCTGTGGCGGGCGGCGATCCGGGCCGGCGGCCCGGACAACATCACCCTCGCCCTGGTCCGGATCGAGGAGTGA
- a CDS encoding ROK family protein, which translates to MSDPAFTVIDLGGTTLRTARYGLDDDTVTDIRRVPTDGIAAHPDLPVAELQTRVLHQVAELAAEAVERHRSTAVAVAFAGPVSADGRALAAPTVWGGPGEQLPVRHLLEERLGLPVVVVNDLTAAVWRYVDPTDDQPFCLITVSSGIGNKVYRSGEVLLDTEGHGGELGHWTVDTSPQAPPCDCGGRGHLGAVASGRGALAAARRAAHADPDGYARSALAATAPTPNSSTTTPWWPPSAPTTPSPPRPSAAASPPSPPPSPPSSPPSASAATS; encoded by the coding sequence TTGTCCGACCCTGCGTTCACCGTCATCGACCTCGGCGGCACCACCCTGCGCACCGCCCGCTACGGACTCGACGACGACACCGTCACCGACATCCGCCGCGTCCCCACCGACGGCATAGCCGCCCACCCCGACCTCCCGGTCGCCGAACTCCAGACCCGGGTCCTCCACCAGGTCGCCGAACTCGCCGCCGAAGCCGTCGAACGCCACCGCAGCACCGCCGTCGCCGTCGCCTTCGCCGGCCCCGTCAGCGCCGACGGCCGCGCCCTCGCCGCCCCCACCGTCTGGGGCGGCCCCGGCGAACAACTCCCCGTCCGGCACCTGCTGGAAGAACGGCTCGGCCTGCCCGTCGTCGTGGTCAACGACCTCACCGCCGCCGTCTGGCGCTACGTCGACCCCACCGACGACCAGCCGTTCTGCCTGATCACCGTCAGCTCCGGCATCGGCAACAAGGTCTACCGCTCGGGCGAGGTCCTGCTCGACACCGAGGGCCACGGCGGCGAACTCGGCCACTGGACCGTCGACACCTCCCCCCAGGCCCCGCCCTGCGACTGCGGCGGCCGCGGCCACCTCGGCGCCGTCGCCTCCGGCCGCGGCGCCCTCGCCGCCGCCCGCCGCGCCGCCCACGCCGACCCCGACGGCTACGCCCGCTCCGCCCTGGCCGCCACCGCCCCGACCCCGAACTCCTCGACAACCACGCCCTGGTGGCCGCCGTCCGCGCCGACGACCCCTTCGCCACCGAGGCCCTCCGCGGCGGCATCACCGCCCTCGCCTCCGCCATCACCGCCGTCTTCACCGCCATCGGCATCCGCCGCCACGTCCTGA
- a CDS encoding JmjC domain-containing protein, with protein sequence MGRVLADLTGDADAFAEALAERTARVFRPAGWPAGWPAGLPRAAELEAVLNGGLLRVPYVEMVQDGAVLAPERFCTVRTVAGRPEAGWADPGRIAALLAEGVTLLLPQLDQWYAPVRALAADLALGLGRRTEAFCFATAAGGRGLKVHRDDADVLVVQLAGEKEWTVHRPPADGHWQPGLVPAPGPVALHTVLAPGQALYVPRGAPHAATGRQGLSVHLSFTVREPGTGRLHAALGEHLAAAPLGTGLPERPLAEDELLAAAAEVLRRGRERLAALTPQDLLRLARGPLPDPDAPLPPRRSGD encoded by the coding sequence ATGGGGCGGGTACTGGCCGATCTGACGGGGGACGCCGACGCGTTCGCCGAGGCGCTGGCGGAGCGCACCGCGCGGGTGTTCCGTCCCGCCGGATGGCCCGCCGGGTGGCCCGCCGGGCTGCCCCGGGCCGCGGAGTTGGAGGCCGTGCTGAACGGCGGCCTGCTGCGGGTCCCGTACGTGGAGATGGTGCAGGACGGCGCGGTCCTCGCACCCGAACGCTTCTGCACCGTCCGGACGGTGGCCGGCCGGCCCGAGGCCGGGTGGGCCGACCCCGGGCGGATCGCCGCCCTGCTGGCCGAGGGCGTCACCCTGCTGCTGCCGCAGCTCGACCAGTGGTACGCCCCGGTGCGGGCGCTGGCCGCCGACCTGGCGCTCGGGCTCGGCCGCCGCACCGAGGCGTTCTGCTTCGCCACCGCCGCCGGGGGACGCGGGCTGAAGGTGCACCGCGACGACGCGGACGTCCTGGTGGTCCAGCTCGCCGGGGAGAAGGAGTGGACCGTCCACCGGCCGCCCGCGGACGGGCACTGGCAGCCCGGACTCGTCCCCGCCCCCGGGCCGGTGGCCCTGCACACCGTCCTCGCCCCGGGCCAGGCGCTGTACGTCCCGCGCGGGGCACCGCACGCGGCGACGGGCCGTCAGGGGCTGTCGGTGCACCTGTCGTTCACCGTCCGGGAACCCGGCACCGGGCGGCTGCACGCGGCGCTCGGCGAGCACCTGGCCGCCGCCCCGCTCGGCACCGGCCTGCCCGAACGCCCGCTGGCGGAGGACGAGTTGCTGGCCGCGGCGGCCGAGGTACTGCGCCGCGGCCGCGAACGGCTGGCCGCACTCACCCCGCAGGACCTGCTCCGCCTCGCCCGGGGCCCGCTCCCGGACCCGGATGCCCCGCTGCCGCCGCGCCGGTCGGGCGACTAA
- a CDS encoding TetR/AcrR family transcriptional regulator, giving the protein MREAESGCAPSRSKITSEREREFFEAVLDEVRTHGYEAVTMEGVAARTRCGKSTLYRRWRTKARFVAAALRADRQPRCAGIDTGSLAGDLRLVAAAAGTWSDRDTTLLQALGYAVMTDGDLRDAVRETVIAPEVAALEDVLRRAVERGEVPAGHPALEFVPGMIFGMTRIRPLVSGRPADADYLTHYVESAVLPALGLA; this is encoded by the coding sequence ATGCGGGAGGCCGAGTCGGGGTGCGCCCCGTCCCGCTCGAAGATCACGTCCGAGCGCGAGCGGGAGTTCTTCGAGGCCGTGCTCGACGAGGTCCGCACCCACGGCTACGAGGCCGTCACCATGGAGGGCGTGGCCGCCCGCACCCGGTGCGGGAAGTCGACGCTGTACCGGCGCTGGCGGACCAAGGCCCGGTTCGTCGCGGCCGCGCTGCGGGCCGACCGGCAGCCGCGCTGCGCGGGCATCGACACCGGTTCGCTGGCCGGCGACCTCCGCCTGGTGGCCGCGGCCGCCGGGACGTGGTCGGACCGGGACACCACCCTGCTACAGGCCCTCGGCTACGCCGTCATGACCGACGGCGACCTCCGGGACGCGGTGCGGGAGACGGTGATCGCCCCCGAGGTCGCCGCCCTGGAGGACGTCCTGCGGCGCGCGGTGGAACGGGGCGAGGTGCCGGCCGGGCACCCCGCGCTCGAGTTCGTCCCCGGCATGATCTTCGGCATGACCCGCATCCGGCCGCTCGTCTCCGGACGCCCCGCCGACGCGGACTACCTGACCCACTACGTGGAGTCCGCCGTCCTGCCCGCGCTCGGCCTGGCCTGA
- a CDS encoding phosphatase PAP2 family protein: protein MPARTESAEAPTGGIPRPPLLRELLLVVGLFLVYKFGRRLAIGHTTAAFHNADRVWGLERAVHLPGEDAVQSLLLRDETVVHLANVYYATVHFPATVLFLVWLYLRRPAHYLWARRVLAAVTSVALILPFVFPLAPPRMLTSTGLEDTGRLYGPSVYGPPTTDHLSNQFAAMPSLHFGWALMVAVGLIAATRSRWRWLWLLHPLTTLTVIVGTANHYWLDSVAATVMFLLAFAVIRGPGAPPSSHGPRLRLRPVRPPDDGPLLPATR from the coding sequence TTGCCCGCCCGCACGGAATCCGCCGAAGCCCCGACCGGGGGCATACCCCGGCCGCCGCTGCTCCGGGAGCTCCTGCTCGTCGTCGGACTGTTCCTGGTCTACAAGTTCGGCCGCCGACTGGCCATCGGCCACACCACCGCGGCCTTCCACAACGCCGACCGGGTCTGGGGCCTGGAGCGCGCCGTCCACCTGCCGGGCGAGGACGCCGTGCAGTCGCTGCTGCTGCGCGACGAGACCGTGGTCCACCTGGCGAACGTCTACTACGCGACCGTGCACTTCCCGGCCACCGTCCTGTTCCTGGTCTGGCTCTACCTCCGCCGACCCGCCCACTACCTGTGGGCCCGCCGGGTGCTGGCCGCCGTCACCTCGGTCGCGCTGATCCTGCCCTTCGTCTTCCCGCTGGCCCCGCCCCGGATGCTCACCTCCACCGGGCTCGAGGACACCGGCCGCCTCTACGGCCCCTCGGTGTACGGCCCGCCGACCACGGACCACCTCTCCAACCAGTTCGCCGCCATGCCCTCCCTGCACTTCGGCTGGGCCCTGATGGTCGCCGTCGGCCTGATCGCCGCGACCCGCTCCCGCTGGCGCTGGCTCTGGCTCCTGCACCCCCTGACCACCCTGACCGTGATCGTCGGCACGGCGAACCACTACTGGCTGGACTCCGTCGCCGCCACCGTCATGTTCCTGCTCGCCTTCGCCGTCATCCGCGGCCCCGGCGCCCCGCCCTCCTCCCACGGCCCCCGCCTCCGCCTCCGCCCGGTCCGGCCCCCCGACGACGGCCCGCTGCTCCCCGCCACCCGGTGA